From the genome of Thermogutta terrifontis, one region includes:
- a CDS encoding 3-isopropylmalate dehydrogenase has translation MTNPINPLRIAVIGGDGTGPEVVAEAVKVLKAVAQLEGIQLELREFDLGGERYLRTGEVLPEDVFQELKTFPAILLGAIGHPQVPPGILERGLLLELRFRFDQYINLRPVKLYPGVETPLAGKGPDDIDFVVVRENTEDLYAGIGGFLKKGTPDEVAIQTAIYTRKGCERCIRWAFEYTRKRNKKKRLTLVAKTNVLTYGHDLWWRTFQEVAREYPDIETDYNHVDACCMWMVKNPEHYDVIVTTNMFGDIITDLAAIIQGGMGVAAGANINPEPGGTSMFEPMGGSAPKYTGKGMINPIAAIAAAGMLLEHTGHERAAERVNKAIQIVTGTKMKSQAAGKMGYTTSQVGDLVVEALHQV, from the coding sequence ATGACAAATCCAATCAATCCGTTGCGAATTGCTGTCATTGGGGGCGATGGTACGGGCCCCGAGGTGGTGGCCGAGGCTGTTAAGGTTTTGAAAGCGGTTGCCCAACTCGAGGGCATCCAGCTCGAACTTCGCGAATTTGATCTGGGAGGAGAGCGCTATCTGCGTACGGGAGAGGTGCTTCCGGAAGACGTCTTCCAGGAGTTGAAAACCTTTCCCGCTATCCTCCTGGGGGCGATCGGCCATCCACAGGTGCCGCCGGGAATCCTGGAACGGGGGCTTCTTCTGGAATTGCGGTTCCGATTCGACCAGTACATCAATCTGCGTCCGGTCAAATTGTATCCCGGCGTTGAAACTCCCCTCGCCGGCAAGGGCCCGGATGATATCGACTTTGTGGTGGTGCGGGAGAACACGGAAGACCTTTACGCAGGCATCGGTGGCTTCTTGAAAAAGGGAACCCCCGACGAAGTAGCCATCCAGACTGCCATTTACACCCGCAAAGGTTGTGAGCGGTGCATCCGCTGGGCGTTTGAATACACCCGCAAACGCAACAAAAAGAAACGGCTGACTCTGGTGGCGAAGACCAACGTGTTGACTTATGGGCACGATCTCTGGTGGCGTACCTTCCAGGAAGTCGCCCGAGAATACCCCGACATCGAAACCGATTACAACCACGTCGACGCGTGCTGCATGTGGATGGTCAAGAATCCCGAACATTACGACGTCATTGTGACGACCAACATGTTCGGGGATATCATCACCGACCTGGCCGCCATAATTCAGGGAGGGATGGGAGTTGCTGCCGGGGCCAACATCAATCCCGAGCCAGGCGGCACGAGCATGTTCGAACCGATGGGCGGCAGCGCCCCCAAGTACACGGGAAAAGGCATGATCAACCCGATCGCAGCCATCGCGGCGGCGGGAATGCTCCTCGAACACACCGGCCACGAACGGGCAGCGGAACGCGTCAACAAGGCCATCCAAATTGTCACAGGCACAAAGATGAAAAGTCAGGCTGCGGGAAAGATGGGTTACACCACCTCGCAAGTCGGCGACCTGGTCGTCGAAGCACTCCACCAGGTATGA